A section of the Brevinematales bacterium genome encodes:
- a CDS encoding CvpA family protein has translation MNPVDIAVFAILIAGFIWGFSKGFIYMIFSLLAIIAGVFASGKLAPILMPYLFGAQPSQIGYIVIFIVIFIVIYFIVKKLTYLVLDMVEFLELEWLDSLLGGVIGLAQFLIIAGVLVNLAQGTGLLQLVPQDQEIRFAYVVSTTSRSVIDYIAGNLGQVQIPKI, from the coding sequence ATGAATCCGGTCGATATCGCGGTTTTCGCAATACTTATCGCAGGCTTTATCTGGGGCTTTTCCAAGGGATTTATTTATATGATTTTCAGCCTTCTCGCGATTATCGCGGGAGTGTTCGCATCGGGTAAGCTCGCCCCGATACTCATGCCTTACCTGTTCGGCGCGCAGCCCTCCCAGATCGGGTATATCGTCATCTTTATCGTCATCTTTATCGTCATCTATTTCATCGTGAAAAAACTTACCTATCTCGTGCTCGACATGGTGGAATTCCTCGAACTCGAGTGGCTCGATTCGCTGCTCGGCGGGGTGATCGGCCTCGCGCAGTTCCTGATTATCGCCGGGGTGCTCGTGAACCTCGCGCAGGGCACGGGCTTATTGCAGCTTGTCCCGCAGGATCAGGAGATCCGTTTTGCCTATGTGGTCTCGACCACCTCCCGCAGCGTCATCGACTATATCGCGGGAAATCTCGGCCAGGTACAAATCCCGAAAATCTGA